In Candidatus Abyssobacteria bacterium SURF_5, the following are encoded in one genomic region:
- the thiE gene encoding thiamine phosphate synthase, producing MLPPAVRWRASLPVNFNLYLITDRRQCAGDDLAACIEQALRGGVGAVQLREKDLPTRDRYELALKLRSVTRASGALLLINGDAALARAVGADGLHLPQDGLPANVCRRIVDPHMLIGVSTHTLNEAKDAEARGADFITFGPVFQTPSKAQYGSPVGLEALQTACRTVTVPVFGLGGISAARAETVATAGAAGIGVISAILAAPDREGAAREIARAWRKALARSDETMTKG from the coding sequence ATGCTACCGCCAGCAGTCCGTTGGAGGGCGTCATTGCCGGTTAACTTCAATCTCTATCTTATAACCGATCGCCGCCAGTGCGCGGGCGACGACCTTGCGGCCTGTATTGAGCAGGCCCTGCGCGGAGGCGTTGGCGCGGTCCAGTTGCGGGAAAAGGACCTTCCCACACGCGACCGATATGAGCTCGCTCTGAAGTTGCGTTCCGTTACCCGCGCGAGCGGGGCCTTGCTGTTAATAAATGGCGACGCAGCACTCGCACGTGCGGTCGGCGCCGACGGACTACATCTCCCGCAAGACGGGCTGCCGGCGAACGTATGCCGGCGGATCGTCGACCCGCATATGCTGATCGGCGTCTCGACTCACACGCTGAATGAGGCGAAGGATGCTGAAGCAAGGGGCGCCGATTTCATAACGTTCGGTCCCGTTTTTCAGACGCCATCGAAGGCGCAGTATGGCTCTCCCGTTGGTCTTGAGGCGCTTCAGACGGCTTGTCGGACAGTGACTGTGCCGGTTTTTGGTCTCGGAGGGATTTCCGCTGCGCGAGCGGAGACAGTTGCTACGGCGGGAGCGGCGGGCATCGGCGTCATCTCTGCGATTCTCGCGGCTCCTGATAGAGAGGGCGCCGCGAGGGAAATAGCGCGCGCCTGGAGAAAGGCGCTGGCACGGTCGGACGAAACCATGACGAAAGGTTGA